A portion of the Paenibacillus hamazuiensis genome contains these proteins:
- a CDS encoding DUF3892 domain-containing protein produces the protein MPRRKQMQQDYSQSQAANAAPGADRDYENASEPTHNGNFAWNGEPIPDYRQVAQETGGSRQTQSRGTMTGAGVAYSASGAMLSEGAQPTQTYGASAGQGAQTSQWGGGMAGAGSQPTQTYGATAGQGAQTSQWGGGMTGAGSQPTQTYGASAGQGAQTSQWGGGMTGAGSQPTQTYDASAGQGAQTSQWGGGMAGAGSQATPTYGATAGQSAQTSQWGGGMAGAGSQATPTYGATAGQSAQTSQWGGGMAGAGSQATPTYGATAGQSAHTSSFMQQARNYGTQSFEGSRGMPIPGSSGDPNAEYGRRNTGINNADDRNVGFQGGYTGYGPNGQPVQYGTFMRDGTQYGKGPHTIDPNKAIIQAVHYENGGISAVKFQDGSVVSIAHAIAMAEAGLIEDVNTGRNREGQKTLRSYPDGDPSNNLSNLPRF, from the coding sequence ATGCCAAGACGAAAACAGATGCAGCAGGATTATTCGCAAAGTCAAGCAGCGAACGCAGCGCCAGGTGCAGACCGGGATTATGAAAACGCGTCTGAGCCTACGCACAACGGAAATTTTGCCTGGAATGGGGAGCCGATCCCGGACTACCGCCAGGTCGCGCAGGAAACCGGCGGAAGCCGGCAAACCCAATCGCGCGGGACGATGACCGGAGCGGGCGTGGCGTATTCGGCCTCCGGTGCGATGCTGAGCGAAGGAGCGCAGCCGACGCAAACGTACGGTGCATCGGCCGGCCAAGGAGCGCAGACGTCGCAATGGGGCGGCGGCATGGCCGGCGCAGGCTCGCAGCCGACGCAAACGTACGGTGCAACAGCCGGCCAAGGAGCGCAGACGTCGCAATGGGGCGGCGGCATGACCGGCGCGGGCTCGCAGCCGACGCAAACGTACGGCGCATCGGCCGGCCAAGGAGCGCAGACGTCGCAATGGGGCGGCGGCATGACCGGAGCGGGCTCGCAGCCGACGCAAACGTACGACGCATCGGCCGGCCAAGGAGCGCAGACGTCGCAATGGGGCGGCGGTATGGCCGGTGCGGGCTCGCAAGCGACGCCAACGTACGGCGCAACGGCCGGCCAGAGCGCGCAGACGTCGCAATGGGGCGGCGGTATGGCCGGCGCGGGCTCGCAAGCGACGCCAACGTACGGCGCAACGGCCGGCCAGAGCGCGCAGACGTCGCAATGGGGCGGCGGCATGGCCGGCGCGGGTTCGCAAGCGACGCCAACGTACGGCGCAACGGCCGGCCAGAGCGCGCACACGTCGTCGTTTATGCAGCAAGCCCGCAATTACGGAACGCAATCGTTTGAAGGCAGCCGAGGCATGCCGATTCCGGGATCGTCCGGCGATCCGAATGCGGAGTACGGCCGGCGCAACACCGGCATCAACAATGCCGACGACCGCAATGTCGGCTTCCAGGGCGGCTACACCGGCTATGGACCAAACGGCCAACCCGTCCAATACGGTACGTTTATGCGCGACGGCACGCAGTACGGCAAAGGGCCGCATACGATCGATCCGAACAAGGCGATCATCCAGGCGGTTCACTATGAAAACGGCGGCATCAGCGCCGTCAAATTCCAGGACGGCTCGGTCGTATCGATCGCCCATGCCATTGCGATGGCGGAGGCGGGCCTGATCGAAGACGTCAACACCGGCAGAAACCGGGAAGGCCAAAAAACGCTCCGATCGTACCCTGACGGCGATCCCAGCAACAACCTGTCCAACTTGCCGCGGTTTTAA